A window of the Anoplopoma fimbria isolate UVic2021 breed Golden Eagle Sablefish chromosome 17, Afim_UVic_2022, whole genome shotgun sequence genome harbors these coding sequences:
- the LOC129105189 gene encoding odorant receptor 131-2-like, whose translation MLVWLVLSVINGSMVHTFLRHSLFYENPRYVMFISMVINDALQLSLVTALYVASYIFRKIHASVCCALIMTAVLTTRSTPLIVAGMALERYISICFPLHYSHMCTVPRTLLLIGVILILTAAPPVTDLLITVVHQPLSFFHTNIFCDHPLLFRHQSIYYKNCVFDGVYLSFVALTLLYTYCKIMLTAQAASTGLASVRRARNTVLLHGVQLLLCMLAFVVPSLQAALISLFPHFSLEIRYIFFLLVYIIPRFMSPIIYGFRDELFRKYWSRYLTCRGKRTVRVRPALLKVNQEVK comes from the exons TCTGTTCTACGAGAACCCGCGGTACGTCATGTTCATCTCCATGGTGATCAATGACGCTCTGCAGCTCAGCCTGGTCACAGCTCTCTACGTGGCCAGCTACATCTTCAGGAAGATCCACGCCTCCGTCTGCTGCGCCCTG ATCATGACGGCGGTCCTCACCACCCGCTCCACCCCTCTCATCGTGGCCGGCATGGCGTTGGAGCGCTACATCTCCATCTGCTTCCCTTTGCACTACAGCCACATGTGCACCGTCCCGCgcaccctcctcctcatcggcgtcatcctcatcctcaccgcCGCCCCGCCCGTCACCGACCTCCTCATCACCGTCGTCCACCAGCCTCTGAGCTTCTTCCACACCAACATCTTCTGCGACCACCCGCTGCTCTTCCGCCACCAGTCCATCTACTACAAGAACTGTGTGTTTGACGGCGTGTACCTGTCCTTCGTGGCCCTGACGCTGCTCTACACCTACTGCAAGATCATGCTGACGGCACAAGCCGCCTCCACCGGCCTGGCCTCGGTGAGGAGAGCCAGGAACACCGTGCTGCTTCACGGAGTTCAG ctgctgctgtgcatGCTTGCCTTCGTGGTTCCTTCCCTTCAGGCTGCTCTCATCTCCTTATTCCCTCACTTCAGTCTGGAGATACGTTACATCTTCTTCCTGCTCGTCTACATCATCCCTCGTTTCATGAGCCCGATCATCTATGGTTTCCGTGACGAGCTGTTCAGGAAGTACTGGAGCCGGTACCTGACTTGTCGGGGCAAACGTACCGTCAGGGTCAGACCGGCGTTACTGAAAGTGAACCAGGAGGTGAAATAA